TTCACCCAGACGGGACACGATAAGCTCTGCCACCTCGTCTTTATCGCCGTTATCAGCGACCAACTTCGCCCGCATAAAAATTCTCGCCAAAAATACAAGTGCAAAAGGCGTAGCGTGCCAAAAAGTACTTTGATGCTCTATTTCTTTAAAAATTTTATCAAGCACGTCACAAGCAGCTTTGGCGTTAAATTTTGCTTCATTGTTATTTGCTGGATTTGCCGTATTTTGTCCGCTATTTGACTTGCTGGTAGTCAAACTTTGCGTCAAATCTTTCTTGCCGATCGCTGCCGAAAGCTGTTTAAAAATTTCTGGAAATCTGCTTGCTCTGCCATAAGTCGTCGTTAATCTACTCCAAGGCACGTCTTCTATCTTTAAATTTGTGATGTATGCTAAATTTTGCCCATTCATCTACATACCTTTAAAATTTACTCTTATGCTTGCCATAAATAAATCTGACAGAGTAAAGCCCAAAAATTAGTCCTTAGATTTTATTTTATCTAGCCATTCATTTAGCGTTTTTTCAAAGCCTATGCCCTTGCTTTTATAAAAAACGAGCGGTTTTT
Above is a window of Campylobacter concisus DNA encoding:
- a CDS encoding ATP-dependent DNA helicase RuvA — protein: MNGQNLAYITNLKIEDVPWSRLTTTYGRASRFPEIFKQLSAAIGKKDLTQSLTTSKSNSGQNTANPANNNEAKFNAKAACDVLDKIFKEIEHQSTFWHATPFALVFLARIFMRAKLVADNGDKDEVAELIVSRLGEFFAFMLMVCSDADKINHTTPLGSFADMLAEKYLWPQSDENDEELWEEHFYDDDLFYSFYFYSRAVLDATGVDFTQFKPIE